In Miscanthus floridulus cultivar M001 chromosome 5, ASM1932011v1, whole genome shotgun sequence, one genomic interval encodes:
- the LOC136455474 gene encoding regulatory protein viviparous-1-like: MDLMNMCVGLQGAKAYKNLRFLLQKVLKQSDVGSLGRIVLPKKEAEVHLPELKSRDGISIPMEDIGTSRVWNMRYRFWPNNKSRMYLLENTGEFVRSNELQEGDFIVIYSDVKSGKYLIRGVKVRLPAQEQRSGSSAAGKAQADVSSRSRESQCS, from the exons ATGGATCTGATGAACATGTGTGTGGGATTGCAGGGTGCCAAGGCGTACAAGAACCTGCGGTTCCTGCTGCAGAAGGTGCTCAAGCAGAGCGACGTCGGGAGCCTCGGCCGCATCGTGCTCCCCAAA AAGGAAGCGGAGGTTCACCTGCCAGAGCTCAAGTCGAGGGATGGCATCTCCATCCCCATGGAGGACATTGGAACATCGCGCGTATGGAACATGCGGTACAG GTTTTGGCCTAACAACAAGAGCAGAATGTATCTGTTAGAGAACACAG GAGAATTTGTTCGTTCCAATGAGCTTCAGGAGGGGGATTTCATAGTGATCTACTCCGATGTCAAGTCGGGCAAATAT CTGATACGGGGCGTGAAGGTAAGGCTGCCGGCGCAAGAGCAACGCAGTGGTTCCAGCGCGGCGGGCAAAGCACAAGCTGATGTGTCCAGCAGGTCCAGAGAAAGCCAGTGTTCCTGA